Below is a window of Procambarus clarkii isolate CNS0578487 chromosome 43, FALCON_Pclarkii_2.0, whole genome shotgun sequence DNA.
tgtgtgtgtctgtgtgtgtctgtgtgtgtctgtgtgggtctgtgtgggtctgtgtgggtctgtgtgggtctgtgtgtgtgtgtgtgtgtgtgtgtgtgtgtgtgtgtgtctgtgtgtgtctgtgtgtgtgtgtgtgtgtgtgtgtgtgtgtgtgtgtgtgtgtgtgtgtgtgtgtgtgtgtgcgcgcgcgcgtgtgtgtggtaTATGTGATTAATAAAGTGCACTTTCCTGGATGTGCGTGCAAGTGTTGGGCTTTAACTCTTGGGTCCAGCTCCTCGGTTAAGACTCAACAGATCGAACTATTTCCCCCTATCCCTTTGAGAAGCTGTCGATCTGACTCCCAGACCCCATGAACTGTATCCGGCTCCACCACTCCCCCACTTACCCCTCACTTACCCCATTTTCCCCTATTTACCCCCATCCAACCCATTTActccccccttacccccccccccccttcccttaacctACGCCAGCCGGCCCACTACACATTTTCTACATAGCTTTCGTATCCGGACTGGTGGGATATATTTATAGCCGTTCGTGCGTTTTCTTTATTGTGCGGTCAGAGTTTATGTCACAGCCACGAGGAGGGACACGTACGTTATCTCTCCGGGCTACGAACGAAAAGTTACGGGGAAAAAAACGCTGAGATGCGGGAATTATTTGGATGGTTCCGAATGTGATTTGTAAGAGTAGCGTTTTTGTGGTGTCCTAAAGTGATGTGATGAGGTTAAGTGATGTCCTAAGGTCAAGTGATACCCTGAGATCAAGTGATGTCTTGAAGTCAAGTAATATTTTGAGGTCAAGTGATCTCAGATGAATCTTTAAAAAGGTGGCTAAGGGTGTGTGTCTTTATGGGtcttatatttatacatatatatatattgtctcttGTCTGTGTAGCCTGACGCTTGTGGGCTAGTGCCACTCAACTTTTCAAGATGATacgtggggtgtgtgggagcgacataggctggtcgacgagagggagaggtgagagatagGAGGAGAGTATAGGTTGAAGGTCAGAATGGGGGATGTGTACAGGACAGAAgaggagaaaggtggagagggaGAAGATAGGGAATAGGAGAATAGGtagagaaagaggggagagaaagagacccgggcacagccgggGTACCCAATCTTATATATGGGGTATCcctatatttatttaatatatatataatatatatatatatatatatatatatatatatatatatatatatatatatatatatatatatatatatatatatatatatatatataatcacgcaatatttgtattataaaTTTAAATCATTGGAGATTTAAATCATTATTATTTCAAGAATATATTAAATCATTTTAATCATATACATCAttaattttttttaccgaaatttCCTCATGCACATAATTACCCGTTCATGGCCAggaatgttaaaaaaaaatgagTCAAACAAATCAGTAAGCAATTATTGCAGTGCTAAAACTATTACATTAGTCTTAAACGTCAATAAAATAAGCAATAGTCACCCCCTCCGATCTCGAATAAAATATTACTTGAAAGAAAATGGTCAGTGTATCAGAGGGGCGTAGAAAATGACACTCCCGAATTTAGACTCGATTTTGGGAGAAATTACATTAATCTGAGAGGTGTACCTCACTTCTTGGTGTACATTGAGAGTTTACTTTTGTTCAGGCTGGTGTTCAGCACtggagtatacttgctggttggtctgtAAACTATTGTGgatggctttaataaccctccagaggttgatatgtgGACGTTAAGACCAACACCAAAGAATCACTTCAAACTCAAAAAAAAGTGTGATATCGTGCCTAAAATGTGCAATCGTGAACGATTGCACATTTTGGCACGATATCTACCACTTAAAACACAGGACCTTCCCTTTAAAACACAGGACCTTCCCTTTAAAACACAGGACCTTCCCTTTAAAACACAGGACCTTCCCTTTAAAACACAGGACCTTCCCTTTAAAACACAGGACTTTCCCTTTAAAACACAGGACCTTCCCTTTAAAACACAGGACCTTCCCTTTAAAACACAGGACCTTCCCTTTAAAACACAGGACTTTCCCTTTAAAACACAGGACCTACCCTTTAAAACACAGGACTTTCCCTTTAAAACACAGGACTTTCCCTTTAAAACACAGGACCTTCCCTTTAAAACACAGGACCTACCACTTAAAACACAGGATCTTCCCTTTAAAACACAGGACTTTCCCTTTAAAACACAGGACCTTCCCTTTAAAACACAGGACCTACCCTTTAAAACACAGGACCTTCCCTTTAAAACACAGGACCTACCACTTAAAACACAGGACCTACCACTTAAAACACAGGACTTTCCCTTTAAAACACAGGACCTACCCTTTAAAACACAGGACCTACCCTTTAAAACACAGGACCTACCCTTTAAAACACAGGACTTTCCCTTTAAAACACAGGACCTTCCCTTTAAAACACAGGACCTTCCCTTTAAAACACAGGACCTACCCTTTAAAACACAGGACTTTCCCTTTAAAACACAGGACCTTCCCTTTAAAACACCGGACCTACCCTTTAAAACACAGGACCTACCCTTTAAAACACAGGACTTTCCCTTTAAAACACAGGACTTTCCCTTTAAAACACAGGACTTTCCCTTTAAAACACAGGACCTACCCTTTAAAACACAGGACTTTCCCTTTAAAACACCGGACCTACCCTTTAAAACACAGGACCTACCCTTTAAAACACAGGACTTTCCCTTTAAAACACAGGACTTTCCCTTTAAAACACAGGACCTACCCTTTAAAACACAGGACTTTCCCTTTAAAACACAGGACCTACCCTTTAAAACACAGGACTTTCCCTTTAAAACACAGGACTTTCCCTTTAAAACACAGGACCTACCCTTTAAAACACAGGACTTTCCCTTTAAAACACAGGACCTACCCTTTAAAACACAGGACTTTCCCTTTAAAACACAGGACTTTCCCTTTAAAACACAGGACCTACCCTTTAAAACACAGGACCTTCGATATGTTTTTAAACTAAGACTTATGTTCGTTATGGCTGTTAGTTCAAGtatctagtgaaactgcaagcaagagctgttatcctaccttagCTCACCTAAAGCTTGCTCCCTAGACACTCATTTATCTTACGAGATTATTTTGTAATCTATCTCCATCAATGAATGGAACAGAATATAACTATTATATAAGTAATAGGTATCTAGTAAAAATTGCCTTTGAATTATTAGGAATAAACTTTATTTGAATCTAAGTATAAATTATATAagaggatgagcctgtagccaactgtgtacCAGAGCCTttatgtgatcagttgacctgatctcccgtgtatcaacctgttgggCCAACAAATTCCATATGTGAgttgtccacggagttgggccaggtgcggaactttgaggatgttggccttgtacataacagttagaccacttccagcatgagactgttgaaggttgagagcctagtgctacgggtggcaactactggttgtccacggagttgggccaggtgcggaactttgagaatgttggccttgtacataacagtaagaccaccaacgtcacgacggtgttgcaggctctgatgttcagaccgttcccaccagacttggtcaagactagagatgagccttctGGCCCGTCTCTCTCACTgtgtccaacagtctgatgattgatgagggggaggggggaggggggcgatccAGGAGAGTGGTGCATACTCTGGATGAGAGCGAACTTGTACTTCATATAAAGTTTTGCAGCCCCATGATGTCAAGAAGGTGTGAGATGAGCCATAGAGCTGCAAGTTTCCTCGCTGCCTTTTGGGCTAGGTTAAGCACCTGGCTCTTCATTGTTATTAAAGAATCGAGCTTGATTCCCAAAATGTCAATTTCATCTCTGAACTCTAAGGTTTTGTCACCCATTTGCAAGACTGTCCAGATTTACCATGttcagtctagttatcatcatcgctggTGTCGTCTCAGCCACAAGTGTGACCTGTCATCTCCTGCTCCAGGTAGACATCGCTGAAGGTTTGTGATTGATGAGTCTTGCAGCAGTTGGCATTTCCTCCTTTGTGTAAGTGAAGGTTAAAGTACAGTCATCACCacaggcttgagcttcaggaatgagatgaagtagatcgttgaaataaacattccacagcagagggccaagcacactaccctgtggaacccTGCCACCAATTGAGTGACTGTcagattctgctccattgaggactacccttagagtccgttcttgaaggtggTCTTTTAATAACACTTAAGATGGCGCCTGAGATGCCTAGTGCTTGAAGCTTCACTactagttttctctttcagcgccttagtgtggcaatccagagaggaaatgctcactgcatccatggttcctgcccgccatctgaggagctggaggagctgttcaacttgtgacaagcagccttgtaccctgtatgtaatcaatattgtaactttttttgtgtaatgacattttcaaataaagttagataaatatacacacttaacaaaagaataggggtggtaggagaagaaaatatcaaagtgttcagtgaggatccacaaggtcttctctgagtactctttattttcctctccgaggctatgggagaagaaaatatatagtagccttcctccctccctccctccctccctccctcccttcatctgTCTTACCTCGTTCAAGTCTAATATGTGGGTAGTTATTGCTTTGCAGTTTCGTGATAAGTAATGGATCtgccgctttctctctctctctctctctctctctctctctctctctctctctctctctctctctctctctctctctctctctctctctctctctctctctctctctctctctctctctctctctctctctctctctctctaatgacGCAATAGTTTACAAAATATATCAGTGATCAGCATGTGGGCATATTCGTCTTGCTGCGAGAAAATAATGGCTGAGGAGGGTAGTACTCGGGGCTCGGGGCTCGGGGCTCGGGGCTCGGGGCTCGGGGCTCGGGGCTCGGGGCTCGGGGCTCCCGCCAGATTTATCAAGATGGCAAACACTTGTTTCCATCTTTTTGCAAAGTTTTCTTGTTGCTCGGGAGATTGTAGATTgattacggggggggggggagttttatGTACGTAAGTGCGTGTTCGTgcttgttgtggagtatagtgtgtgtgtgtgtgtgtgtgtgtgtgtgtgtgtgtgtgtgtgtgtgtgtgtgtgtgtgtgtgtgtgtgtgtgtgtctgtgtgtgtgtgtgtgtgtgtgtgtgtgtgtctgtgtgtgtgtgtgtgtgtgtgtgtgtgtgtgtgtgtgtgtgtgtgcgtgtgtgtgtgtgcgtgtgtgtgtgtgtgtgtgtctgtgtgtgtgtgtgtgtgtgtgtgtgtgtgtgtgtgtgtgtgtgtgtgtgtgtgtgtgtgcgtgtgtgtgtgtgtctgtgtgtgtgtgtgtctgtgtgtgtgtgtgtgtgtgtgtgtgtgtgtgtgtgtgtgtgtgtgtgtgtgtgtgtgtgtgtgtgtgtgtgtgtgtactcacctagtactcacctagttgtgtttgcgggggttgagctctggctctttggtcccgcctctcaaccgtcaatcaacaggtgtacagattcatgagcctatcgggctctgtcatatctacacttgaaactgtgtatggagtcagcctccaccacatggcttcctaatgcattccatttgtcaaccactctgacactaaaaaagttctttctaatatctctgtggctcatttgggcactcagtttccacctgtgtcccctagtacgtgtgccc
It encodes the following:
- the LOC123753422 gene encoding uncharacterized protein, with the translated sequence MCNRERLHILARYLPLKTQDLPFKTQDLPFKTQDLPFKTQDLPFKTQDLPFKTQDFPFKTQDLPFKTQDLPFKTQDLPFKTQDFPFKTQDLPFKTQDFPFKTQDFPFKTQDLPFKTQDLPLKTQDLPFKTQDFPFKTQDLPFKTQDLPFKTQDLPFKTQDLPLKTQDLPLKTQDFPFKTQDLPFKTQDLPFKTQDLPFKTQDFPFKTQDLPFKTQDLPFKTQDLPFKTQDFPFKTQDLPFKTPDLPFKTQDLPFKTQDFPFKTQDFPFKTQDFPFKTQDLPFKTQDFPFKTPDLPFKTQDLPFKTQDFPFKTQDFPFKTQDLPFKTQDFPFKTQDLPFKTQDFPFKTQDFPFKTQDLPFKTQDFPFKTQDLPFKTQDFPFKTQDFPFKTQDLPFKTQDLRYVFKLRLMFVMAVSSSI